In Streptomyces longhuiensis, the following proteins share a genomic window:
- a CDS encoding ABC transporter substrate-binding protein, producing the protein MTHTSSSRRAAVAAGLVAATIAAAAGCSGATRNTAGGSATADAAKLTLHPTTTAAKGELANADWLLEDEPDSLDLDTQGTSAGRVVLTNVCERLYQLQPDMSTKPLLAEKAETPDDKTLVLTLRSGVTFHDGTPMTADDVLWSLKRHADPDMEQGDEFGNIAAMKKTGARQVTITFKAPDAMFFKALAGDAGIVWNKEQVEKAGKDFGTPGQPDACTGPYELSSWKSGDSITIRRYDSYWGKKPLTKQVTFRWAADSALVNALTTGAADGAYAESPNTAAALQGKKGIEQHYGPSTASLVLIPTERGGLKDAKVRRALSLALDRKGIAASGYGGMVQPWGTPVGSGAWGYEKPVFEAAQKAVDYAPASPSADDLATAKQLVKDSGADAATPIVIGTDASQGRTVIANAVRAALQRIGLTGQIKTVPTSQFEQFYSDPQARADIDVLAGDWYISKADPMGFYDNALSDSSNNWVGFKDAAYDTEVKKALATLDDAQRAKLAVDVQKKFTDAAVWISVAQVPSVLVLNTKLTGPPASMAYLYYPWAAELGAKKG; encoded by the coding sequence ATGACCCACACCAGTTCCAGCAGAAGGGCGGCCGTGGCCGCAGGCCTCGTCGCCGCGACGATCGCCGCGGCCGCGGGCTGTAGCGGAGCCACCCGGAACACCGCGGGCGGCTCCGCGACCGCCGACGCCGCCAAGCTCACCCTCCACCCCACGACCACCGCCGCCAAGGGCGAACTGGCCAACGCCGACTGGCTCCTGGAGGACGAGCCGGACTCGCTCGACCTGGACACCCAGGGCACCAGCGCGGGCCGCGTCGTCCTCACCAACGTCTGCGAACGTCTCTACCAACTGCAGCCGGACATGTCGACGAAGCCCCTCCTCGCCGAGAAGGCGGAGACGCCGGACGACAAGACCCTCGTCCTGACCCTGCGCTCCGGCGTCACCTTCCACGACGGCACCCCGATGACCGCCGACGACGTGCTGTGGAGCCTGAAGCGGCACGCCGACCCCGACATGGAACAGGGCGACGAGTTCGGCAACATCGCCGCGATGAAGAAGACCGGCGCCCGCCAGGTCACGATCACCTTCAAGGCGCCGGACGCCATGTTCTTCAAGGCACTCGCGGGCGACGCGGGCATCGTGTGGAACAAGGAGCAGGTCGAGAAGGCCGGCAAGGACTTCGGCACACCCGGACAGCCCGACGCCTGCACCGGGCCGTACGAGCTGAGCAGTTGGAAGTCCGGCGACTCCATCACCATCCGCCGCTACGACTCCTACTGGGGCAAGAAGCCGCTGACGAAGCAGGTCACCTTCCGCTGGGCCGCCGACAGCGCCCTCGTCAACGCCCTGACGACCGGCGCGGCCGACGGCGCGTACGCCGAATCGCCCAACACCGCCGCTGCCCTCCAGGGCAAGAAGGGCATCGAGCAGCACTACGGCCCCTCCACCGCGTCGCTCGTCCTCATCCCCACCGAACGCGGCGGACTGAAGGACGCCAAGGTCCGCCGGGCGCTGTCCCTCGCGCTCGACCGCAAGGGCATCGCCGCGTCCGGCTACGGCGGCATGGTCCAGCCCTGGGGCACCCCGGTCGGCTCCGGCGCCTGGGGCTACGAGAAGCCCGTCTTCGAAGCCGCCCAGAAGGCCGTCGACTACGCGCCCGCCAGCCCTTCGGCCGACGATCTCGCCACGGCCAAGCAGCTGGTGAAGGACTCCGGGGCCGATGCCGCCACCCCGATCGTGATCGGTACCGACGCCAGCCAGGGCCGCACCGTCATCGCCAACGCGGTCCGCGCGGCCCTCCAGCGGATCGGCCTCACGGGACAGATCAAGACCGTCCCGACCTCGCAGTTCGAGCAGTTCTACAGCGACCCGCAGGCCCGCGCCGACATCGACGTCCTGGCCGGCGACTGGTACATCTCCAAGGCCGACCCGATGGGCTTCTACGACAACGCCCTGTCCGACTCCTCGAACAACTGGGTCGGCTTCAAGGACGCGGCGTACGACACCGAGGTGAAGAAGGCACTCGCCACCCTCGACGACGCCCAGCGGGCCAAGCTCGCGGTCGACGTCCAGAAGAAGTTCACCGACGCCGCCGTGTGGATCTCCGTCGCCCAGGTCCCCTCCGTCCTCGTCCTCAACACGAAGCTCACCGGACCGCCCGCCTCCATGGCGTACCTCTACTACCCGTGGGCCGCCGAACTCGGCGCGAAGAAGGGCTGA
- a CDS encoding ABC transporter permease — translation MSAQTLAPIGLKPAKERRPFGVVVAGGVMTLVVLAAVLAPLLAPYAPDTIDLSASLVGTSGDHLLGTDSSGQDLLSRVLYGARTSLIAPILLLAIAALLGVTLGTLAAWRGGWVDTLVSRLTDVMYAFPGLLFTVLIIAVFGSGMTTSVLALGLAYTPTVAKYTRSVALAERRKPYIDAYRVLGMGGARICARFLVPNLGRAVVGYLVVLFGEALMSLATLSYLGFGAQPPSSDWGLMVQEGQAAVVQGALLPALVPGFAIALVVVSFNVVGVWAADRLGSRK, via the coding sequence ATGAGCGCCCAGACCCTCGCACCCATCGGCCTGAAACCCGCGAAGGAACGGCGCCCCTTCGGCGTCGTCGTCGCGGGCGGCGTGATGACCCTCGTCGTGCTCGCCGCAGTCCTCGCACCCCTGCTCGCCCCGTACGCACCCGACACGATCGACCTCTCGGCGTCCCTCGTCGGCACGAGCGGCGACCACCTCCTCGGGACCGACTCCTCCGGGCAGGACCTGCTCTCCCGCGTCCTGTACGGAGCCCGCACCAGCCTCATCGCCCCGATCCTGCTGCTGGCCATCGCCGCACTCCTCGGCGTCACCCTCGGCACGCTCGCCGCCTGGCGCGGCGGCTGGGTGGACACCCTCGTCTCCCGCCTCACCGACGTCATGTACGCCTTCCCCGGGCTCCTGTTCACCGTCCTGATCATCGCCGTCTTCGGCTCCGGCATGACGACATCGGTGCTGGCGCTCGGACTCGCGTACACCCCGACCGTCGCCAAGTACACCCGCTCAGTGGCCCTCGCCGAGCGCCGCAAGCCGTACATCGACGCCTACCGGGTCCTGGGCATGGGCGGCGCAAGGATCTGTGCCCGCTTCCTCGTCCCCAACCTCGGCCGGGCCGTCGTCGGCTATCTCGTGGTCCTCTTCGGCGAGGCCCTGATGTCCCTGGCCACGCTCTCCTACCTGGGCTTCGGCGCCCAGCCGCCCAGCTCCGACTGGGGACTGATGGTCCAGGAAGGACAGGCCGCCGTCGTCCAGGGCGCGCTCCTGCCCGCCCTGGTACCGGGCTTCGCCATCGCCCTCGTCGTGGTGTCCTTCAACGTCGTCGGGGTCTGGGCCGCCGACCGACTCGGCAGCAGGAAGTAG
- a CDS encoding class I SAM-dependent methyltransferase — MSATPREDVPDGSRYGEAVFRPEQAGEGERIDFGALAYDDITMARLRALGVGPGWRCLDVGAGTGTVSRRLLDEAGVTSVLAVDRDVRFLSARPVPGLDLLEADITAPDFAPGRFRLVHARFVLMHLPEHDRLITALAELVAPGGVLVLSDAVDLTSDRTPDTPYTTLMRAMWQGLRATIGTDITWVPSYPQLLRGAGFGSVAAEIHVPPLVPGSPISRFWADTWERSRAAMLATGLVDDAAVDSAVRYLDSDECAALSAGMLTAWGWKPEEGAR; from the coding sequence ATGAGCGCCACTCCGCGCGAAGACGTGCCGGACGGCAGTCGGTACGGCGAGGCCGTCTTCCGTCCCGAACAGGCGGGCGAGGGCGAGCGCATCGACTTCGGTGCGCTCGCCTACGACGACATCACCATGGCGCGGCTTCGGGCACTCGGGGTCGGCCCGGGGTGGCGCTGCCTCGACGTGGGTGCGGGCACGGGCACGGTGTCCCGCCGGCTGCTGGACGAGGCCGGGGTGACAAGTGTGCTCGCCGTGGACCGCGACGTGCGGTTTCTCAGCGCACGGCCCGTGCCCGGGCTCGACTTGCTGGAGGCCGACATCACCGCACCGGACTTCGCCCCCGGCCGGTTCCGCCTCGTCCACGCGCGCTTCGTGCTGATGCATCTGCCCGAGCACGACCGCTTGATCACGGCATTGGCCGAACTCGTCGCGCCCGGCGGTGTGCTGGTACTCAGCGACGCCGTCGATCTGACGAGTGACCGGACGCCCGACACGCCGTACACCACGTTGATGCGGGCGATGTGGCAGGGCCTTCGGGCCACCATCGGGACCGACATCACCTGGGTTCCGTCGTACCCGCAGCTGCTGCGCGGGGCCGGGTTCGGCTCCGTCGCCGCCGAGATTCATGTGCCGCCCCTGGTGCCGGGCAGCCCCATCAGCCGCTTCTGGGCGGACACTTGGGAGCGCAGCAGGGCGGCGATGCTCGCCACCGGTCTGGTCGATGACGCGGCCGTCGACTCGGCGGTCCGGTACCTGGACTCCGACGAATGCGCCGCTCTGTCGGCCGGCATGCTCACGGCGTGGGGATGGAAACCCGAGGAGGGGGCGCGATGA
- a CDS encoding ABC transporter permease — MLARISRRLAGLLATLVAASFVIFAAVYAAPGDPAVFLAGGRDKLTPEKLDLVRAQYHLDEPLVVQYGRWLGDCLHFDLGRSFKYGDQVADLVAARFPTTLALVAYATLLFVVLGVGAGILAAVRRGTWIDSAVVGGTTLAASVPSFVSAIALVALFGVQLGWFPVSGSGEGFAGGLHHLTLPALSLALGALALISRVTRQSMVDAGAADHVEAARASGIPEREIVLRHILRNALGPIVTMCGLVMAGMLAGTVVVETAFGISGVGSLLVGAINTHDFPVAQAVLLLMVTGYIVVTTLVDLVHPLLDPRVKEAAA; from the coding sequence ATGCTTGCCCGGATCTCCCGGCGCCTCGCCGGACTGCTCGCCACCCTCGTCGCCGCGTCCTTCGTCATCTTTGCCGCGGTGTACGCCGCACCCGGCGACCCCGCCGTCTTCCTGGCCGGCGGCCGCGACAAACTCACCCCCGAAAAGCTCGACCTGGTGCGCGCGCAGTACCACCTCGACGAGCCGCTCGTCGTGCAGTACGGGCGCTGGCTCGGCGACTGTCTCCACTTCGACCTCGGCCGCTCCTTCAAGTACGGCGACCAGGTCGCCGACCTGGTCGCCGCTCGCTTCCCGACGACACTCGCCCTTGTCGCCTACGCGACCCTGCTCTTCGTCGTCCTCGGTGTCGGCGCGGGAATCCTCGCCGCCGTGCGCCGCGGCACCTGGATCGACTCGGCGGTCGTCGGCGGCACGACGCTCGCCGCGTCGGTGCCCTCGTTCGTCTCGGCCATCGCCCTGGTCGCCCTGTTCGGCGTACAGCTGGGCTGGTTCCCGGTGTCCGGCAGCGGCGAGGGCTTCGCCGGCGGCCTGCACCATCTGACCCTGCCCGCCCTCTCGCTCGCGCTCGGCGCGCTCGCCCTCATCAGCCGCGTCACCCGGCAGTCGATGGTCGACGCGGGCGCCGCCGACCACGTGGAGGCCGCCCGGGCCTCAGGCATCCCCGAACGCGAGATCGTGCTCCGGCACATCCTGCGCAACGCCCTCGGCCCGATCGTCACCATGTGCGGCCTCGTCATGGCGGGCATGCTCGCCGGCACCGTCGTCGTCGAGACCGCGTTCGGGATCAGCGGCGTCGGATCCCTGCTCGTCGGCGCGATCAACACCCACGACTTCCCGGTCGCGCAGGCCGTACTCCTCCTCATGGTCACCGGCTACATCGTGGTCACCACCCTCGTCGACCTGGTCCACCCGCTGCTCGACCCGCGGGTGAAGGAGGCCGCCGCATGA
- a CDS encoding ABC transporter ATP-binding protein yields the protein MTTEVPQDAPLLAVKGLHKTYGLPGGGRLTAADNVTFTVPAGGSLGIVGESGSGKTTVARMLVGLVQPDAGTVSVSGHTRTPRTPRGSRARLARAREIQMVFQDPYVSLDPRLTSRQCLTTALRLHGRDESLADALLEQVGLGARESGARPHGLSGGQRQRLAIARALAVDPKVLVLDEAVAALDVSIQAQILHLLEEIRRDTGVALVFVSHDLAVVQHITDEAVVMRRGTVVEQGPTADVLAAPQNPYTRLLLASVPRAGWDPADAVRARAATV from the coding sequence ATGACCACCGAAGTACCGCAGGACGCCCCGCTGTTGGCAGTGAAAGGACTGCACAAGACATACGGTCTGCCCGGCGGAGGGCGTCTCACCGCGGCCGACAACGTCACCTTCACCGTCCCGGCGGGCGGCTCACTCGGCATCGTCGGCGAGTCCGGATCCGGCAAGACGACCGTCGCGCGCATGCTCGTGGGCCTCGTACAGCCTGACGCCGGCACCGTCTCCGTTTCCGGCCACACCCGCACCCCACGCACCCCGCGCGGCAGCCGGGCACGCCTCGCGCGGGCCCGCGAGATCCAGATGGTCTTCCAGGACCCGTACGTTTCCCTGGACCCCCGGCTCACGTCCCGCCAGTGCCTGACCACGGCCCTGCGCCTGCACGGTCGGGACGAGTCCCTCGCCGACGCACTCCTGGAACAAGTAGGCCTCGGCGCACGTGAGTCGGGGGCCCGGCCGCACGGCCTGTCCGGCGGCCAGCGTCAGCGACTCGCCATCGCGCGGGCGCTGGCGGTCGACCCCAAGGTGCTGGTCCTCGACGAGGCGGTGGCCGCGCTCGACGTGTCGATCCAGGCACAGATCCTGCACCTGCTCGAAGAGATCCGCCGCGACACCGGGGTTGCCCTCGTCTTCGTCAGCCACGACCTGGCGGTCGTCCAGCACATCACGGACGAGGCCGTGGTCATGCGCCGAGGCACCGTGGTCGAACAGGGCCCGACGGCCGATGTCCTGGCCGCCCCGCAGAACCCGTACACGCGGCTCCTGCTCGCCTCGGTGCCGCGCGCGGGCTGGGACCCGGCGGACGCGGTCAGGGCGCGGGCGGCCACGGTGTGA
- a CDS encoding ABC transporter ATP-binding protein — MLLDIDNLTLQLPGTARPVLNGVSLQVASGEVVGLVGESGSGKSTTAKAALRTLPDGTAISGSVRVDGTDVLALTGDDLRRHRSRTVAMVHQDPRSALNPVRRVGDFLVERLTGTGLDKKTARTRAVELLDTVGLSDPERRARQRPHELSGGMLQRVVIAGALAADPRLLLADEATSALDVTTQAEILSLLRTLRADLSLGLLFITHDLHLAAAYCDRVYVMYAGRVVEQQPATQLFDRPRHPYTKGLLACSPTLGEGRRDLRPIPGRPPSLADTFGGCEFADRCADAEPACSTWSPAPSPLTGGGSATCRRLPEPTGPGPGPLKRSAR; from the coding sequence ATGCTCCTCGACATCGACAACCTCACCCTCCAACTGCCAGGCACCGCCCGGCCCGTACTCAACGGCGTCTCCCTCCAGGTGGCGAGCGGCGAAGTGGTCGGCCTGGTGGGCGAGTCCGGCTCGGGCAAGTCCACCACCGCCAAGGCGGCCCTGCGCACGCTGCCCGACGGAACAGCCATATCCGGATCCGTACGCGTCGACGGCACGGACGTCCTCGCCCTGACCGGCGACGACCTGCGCCGCCACCGCTCCCGTACGGTCGCCATGGTCCACCAGGACCCGCGCTCCGCCCTCAACCCGGTCCGCCGCGTCGGCGACTTCCTCGTCGAACGGCTGACGGGAACCGGCCTCGACAAGAAGACGGCCCGCACCCGGGCCGTCGAGCTCCTCGACACCGTCGGCCTCTCCGACCCCGAACGCCGCGCCCGCCAGCGCCCGCACGAACTGTCCGGAGGCATGCTCCAGCGCGTCGTCATCGCCGGCGCCCTCGCCGCCGACCCCAGGCTGTTGCTCGCCGACGAGGCGACCAGCGCCCTGGACGTCACCACCCAGGCGGAAATCCTCTCGCTCCTGCGCACCCTGCGCGCCGACCTGAGCCTCGGACTCCTGTTCATCACGCACGACCTCCACCTCGCCGCCGCGTACTGCGACCGCGTGTACGTCATGTACGCGGGCCGGGTTGTCGAACAACAGCCCGCCACCCAGCTCTTCGACCGGCCACGCCACCCCTACACGAAGGGACTGCTCGCCTGCTCGCCGACGCTGGGGGAGGGGCGGCGCGACCTGCGCCCGATCCCCGGGCGCCCGCCGTCCCTCGCGGACACGTTCGGCGGCTGCGAGTTCGCGGACCGCTGTGCCGACGCGGAACCCGCGTGCTCGACCTGGTCGCCCGCGCCGTCACCCCTGACCGGCGGGGGCAGCGCGACCTGCCGCCGACTGCCCGAACCCACCGGCCCGGGCCCGGGCCCACTGAAGAGGAGCGCCCGATGA
- a CDS encoding MurR/RpiR family transcriptional regulator gives MEITEDGTGATRLRAAIRDQWEELSTSERAVAQYLAGAPVEQLLFASAQELGTASSTSNATVVRALQRLGYAGLPALKRELANDFTSAVAPEVRLKQRIAHVGRDLASIWTDVFDEARERIDQTQRLTEPDALKRAVTALAEAHEVFCYGIAASEPGARHLALALGRIGRRARFVSETGFALADRLLALGQGDAVVIFQPGRQLVELTVMMERARAVGAKVVLVTDELGETYEDQVEAVLTAPHTPTGITAESLTGLLVADALLLALATLDESRAVDSSHQLTALREQLLRPKRRG, from the coding sequence ATGGAAATTACAGAGGACGGAACCGGCGCGACGCGGCTCCGGGCGGCGATTCGCGACCAATGGGAGGAACTGTCCACCTCTGAGCGTGCCGTGGCGCAGTACCTCGCCGGCGCGCCGGTCGAGCAGCTGCTCTTCGCCAGCGCACAGGAGCTGGGTACGGCGAGCTCCACCAGTAACGCCACTGTCGTCCGGGCACTCCAGCGCCTCGGCTACGCGGGCCTGCCCGCCCTCAAGCGCGAACTGGCCAACGACTTCACCTCCGCCGTCGCCCCCGAGGTCCGCCTCAAGCAGCGCATCGCGCACGTGGGCCGTGACCTCGCGTCCATCTGGACCGACGTCTTCGACGAGGCCCGCGAGCGCATCGACCAGACCCAGCGCCTCACCGAACCGGACGCCCTCAAGCGCGCGGTGACCGCACTCGCCGAAGCGCACGAAGTCTTCTGCTACGGAATCGCCGCCTCGGAGCCGGGCGCCCGCCACCTGGCCCTCGCACTCGGCCGCATCGGCCGCCGGGCCCGATTCGTCTCCGAGACCGGCTTCGCCCTGGCCGACCGGCTCCTCGCCCTCGGGCAGGGCGACGCGGTGGTCATCTTCCAGCCCGGACGCCAACTCGTCGAACTCACCGTGATGATGGAGCGGGCCCGCGCGGTCGGCGCCAAGGTCGTCCTGGTGACGGACGAACTGGGCGAGACCTACGAGGACCAGGTCGAAGCGGTCCTGACGGCGCCGCACACCCCGACCGGCATCACGGCGGAGTCACTGACCGGCCTCCTCGTCGCCGACGCGCTCCTCCTCGCCCTCGCCACCCTCGACGAGTCCCGCGCGGTGGACTCCTCCCACCAGCTCACGGCACTGCGGGAACAACTGCTGCGACCGAAACGGCGGGGGTGA
- a CDS encoding nuclear transport factor 2 family protein, translating to MTQTPSPALQTALAYHRAWTGGDFEQAMTYIAEDIVCQAPVGLLEGAEAFRSFMGPFVQLLTGSTLIASFGDESTALLMYDTSTKPVASAPAAECLTVHDGTITHLRIIFDRTPFDAARKASTAT from the coding sequence ATGACCCAGACGCCCAGCCCGGCCCTCCAGACCGCGCTCGCCTACCACCGGGCCTGGACCGGAGGCGACTTCGAGCAGGCCATGACGTACATCGCCGAGGACATCGTCTGTCAGGCCCCAGTCGGGCTCCTGGAGGGCGCCGAAGCCTTCCGGAGCTTCATGGGTCCCTTCGTCCAGCTCCTCACCGGCTCGACCCTGATCGCCTCCTTCGGTGACGAGTCGACCGCGCTGCTGATGTACGACACCAGCACCAAGCCGGTCGCCAGCGCACCGGCCGCCGAGTGCCTGACCGTCCACGACGGCACGATCACCCACCTGCGGATCATCTTCGACCGGACGCCGTTTGACGCCGCGCGGAAGGCTTCAACGGCAACGTGA
- a CDS encoding C45 family autoproteolytic acyltransferase/hydolase has translation MTPRSTESAPTRVLPVIEISGSPLERGRQYGEAVRPQLRAALAYYEEAFGQSAGLTWDRVTARAARWLEPVRDYAPHLVDEMRGIADGAGVDLLDVLALNARGEVIYDKSFAQMGADGRAPEEEPAEGCTSFAAYGEASGDGHVYAGQNWDWRAGVADTVVMIRIVQPPEPTLIMQVEAGQIGRQGANSAGIAFNANGLGGRFDDTIGLPQTVVRRSVLDQSNITDALDVLCRTRAHIASNALLTCREGFAIDLETTPAGHGWMYPTDGLLVHGNHYQAGVPAQLAAAGYRPMSSDSLVRVPRAEQGLRALRGSTGPDESRKIIRHAMSDHLGLPESLCTHPDPRQPAVKHWTTLVSSLADLTTGDYHVTAGTPCDREYQHLPWNLYDGPYGQN, from the coding sequence ATGACACCCCGTTCCACGGAATCCGCCCCCACCCGGGTCCTTCCGGTCATCGAGATCTCCGGCAGCCCGCTCGAGCGGGGCCGGCAGTACGGCGAGGCCGTGCGGCCCCAACTGCGCGCCGCTCTCGCCTACTACGAGGAGGCCTTCGGCCAGTCAGCCGGGCTGACCTGGGACCGCGTCACCGCCCGCGCCGCCCGCTGGCTGGAACCCGTACGCGACTACGCACCCCACCTCGTCGACGAGATGCGGGGCATCGCGGACGGCGCGGGAGTCGACCTGCTCGACGTCCTCGCCCTGAACGCGCGGGGCGAGGTCATCTACGACAAGTCCTTCGCGCAGATGGGGGCCGACGGCCGGGCCCCCGAGGAGGAGCCCGCCGAGGGCTGCACCTCCTTCGCCGCCTACGGCGAGGCCAGCGGCGACGGGCACGTCTACGCGGGGCAGAACTGGGACTGGCGCGCCGGGGTCGCGGACACCGTCGTCATGATCCGGATCGTCCAGCCCCCCGAACCCACCCTGATCATGCAGGTCGAGGCCGGCCAGATCGGCCGCCAGGGCGCCAACTCCGCCGGGATCGCCTTCAACGCCAACGGGCTCGGCGGCCGCTTCGACGACACGATCGGCCTGCCGCAGACCGTCGTGCGCCGCAGCGTCCTGGACCAGAGCAACATCACCGACGCCCTCGACGTGCTCTGCCGCACCCGCGCCCACATCGCCAGCAACGCCCTGCTGACCTGCCGCGAGGGCTTCGCCATCGACCTGGAGACCACCCCGGCGGGACACGGCTGGATGTATCCGACCGACGGCCTGCTGGTGCACGGCAACCACTACCAGGCAGGCGTCCCGGCCCAGTTGGCCGCCGCCGGCTACCGGCCCATGTCGTCCGACTCCCTGGTCCGCGTGCCGCGCGCCGAGCAGGGGCTCAGGGCGTTGCGCGGCTCCACGGGGCCCGACGAATCCCGCAAGATCATCCGCCACGCCATGTCGGACCACCTCGGTCTCCCCGAGTCCCTGTGCACCCACCCCGACCCCCGGCAGCCGGCCGTCAAGCACTGGACGACGCTCGTCTCCTCCCTGGCCGACCTGACCACCGGCGACTACCACGTGACCGCCGGAACCCCCTGCGACCGCGAGTACCAGCACCTCCCCTGGAACCTCTACGACGGCCCGTACGGCCAGAACTGA